The DNA sequence TGCGCCGGCCGAGGCGAGGTAGCGCTCGTGCGCCGCCCGGGTCTCCTGCTCGGCGGCAGCGGCGGTGGCCAGCGCGCGGGCCAGGTCGGCCTGGCGCAGCTCCTCCTGGATCCGGCGCACGCGCAGCACGACGGCCAGGCGGTTGCCGCGGACGCTCACCGCGCACCTGCCAGGGCGTGCAGACCGGACCAGCTCTCGGCGAGGTCGGCGACGTCGTCGAGGTCCTGGCGCAGGAACCGGTCGATGTCACCGGCCTGGGCGAGCGCGCGGTCGACCAGCGGGTTGGTGCCGGCGACGTACGCGCCGATCTCGACGAGGTCCTTGGCGTCGCGCCGGGCAGCGAGCAGCTGGCGCAGGGTCGAGGCGGACTCTCGCTGCGAGGCGTCGGTGAGCGACCGGTTCGCCCGCGACACCGACTCGAGCACGTCGATGCAGGGGAAGTGCCCCGACGTCGCGAGCCGGCGGTCGAGCACCACGTGGCCGTCGAGGATCGAGCGGACGGCGTCGGCGATCGGGTCGTTCATGTCGTCGCCCTCGACGAGCACGGTGTACAGGCCGGTGATGCTGCCGGCGTGCGACGTGCCGGCCCGCTCGAGCAGCCGCGGCAGCAGCCCGAACACCGACGGCGGGTAGCCGCGCGTGGCCGGCGGCTCGCCGGCGGCGAGCCCGACCTCGCGCTGCGCCATGGCCACGCGCGTGACGCTGTCCATGGCCAGCAGGACGTCCTGCCCCTGGTCCCGGAACGCCTCGGCGATCCGCGTGGCGGTGTATGCCGCGTGCAGCCGCACGAGCGCCGGCTCGTCCGAGGTGGCCACGACGACGACCGAGCGGGCGAGGCCCTCGGGCCCGAGGTCGTGCTCGACGAACTCGCGCACCTCGCGGCCGCGCTCGCCGACGAGGGCGAGGACGCACACGGGCGCGTCGGTGCCGCGCACGACCATCGACAGCAGGCTCGACTTGCCCACGCCGGAGCCGGCGAAGACACCCATGCGCTGCCCACGGCCGCAGGGGACGAGGGTGTCGATGGCACGGATGCCGAGGGCGAGCTGGGTGTCGATGCGGTCGCGGGTCATGGCGGGCGGCGGCGTGCCGTCGCTGGTCTCCCAGGTGACGTCGCGCAGCGGCGGTCCGCCGTCGATCGGGGTGCCGAGGGCGTCGACGACCCGGCCGACCAGCCCGGGACCCACGGGCACGCGCAGCGGGCCGCCGGTGGCGACCACCTCGGCGCCGCGGCGCACGCCGCGCAGGTCCGACACCGGCAGGCAGCGGGCCGTGTCGCCGTCGAGGGCGACGACCTCGGCGAGGATCGGCCCGGAGTCCCCCGACACCCGCACGGCCTCGCCGACGGCGACGTCGAGCCCGGCCACGTCGAGGCTCACGCCGACCGCGCGCGTGACGCGGCCGACGACGAGCGGGCGGGCGGCCCGGACGAGCTCCTCCAGCACAGCGGTCACCGGGCCAGCACCTCGCGGACCCGCGCGAGCGCGGCCTCGAGCCGGGCGTCGACGGTTCGGTCACCGAGGTCGGCGACGGCGCCGCCGCGGCCGACGGAGGCGTCGGGCACGAGCGTCAGGGTGGAGTCGGCGCAGAGCGCTGCGGTGTCCTCCGGCAGCAGGGGCAGGTCGTCGGGGTGCACGCGCAGGGTCACGACCGAGCCGCGCGGCACGTCCGCCAGCGCTCGGGTGACGGCGTCGAGCGCACTGCACTCCCCGACCCGCAGGTGGTGGCCCACGAGCGCCTCGGCGATCTCCACGGCGAGGGCCGCGGCGGTCGCGGTGACGTCGTCGACGGCTGCCTGCGCCCGGGCGCCGGTCACGGCCTCGCGGAGCCCGGCGAGGACGGCGTCCCAGCTGTGCCCGCGGGCGGCGGACTCGGCCGCCTCCCGTGCGGCGGCCGCCTGCGCCCAGCGCTCCTGCTCCCGGCGCGCCTCCAGCAGCCCCGCGGCATACCCGGCCGCGTGGCCCTCGTCCCACGCACGGGCGGGACCGCCGGTCTCACCGGCGGGACCGGCGCCCGGGGCGGCCAGCTGCTCGCCGAGGAAGCGGGCGGGACGCAGGGCGCCGTGGCCGACCCGCGGGAGGACGGTGGCGCGACGCGACTCAGAGGACGACATCGTCGCCACCCCCACCGCGCGAGACGACGATGTCACCCGACTCCTCCAGGGCACGGATGAGGCGGATGACGACGGCCTGCGCCTCCTCGACGTGGCGGAGCCGGACCGGTCCCATGACCTCGATCTCCTCGCGCAGGGCCGAGGCCGCGCGCTCGGACATGTTGCGCATGACCTTGTCGCGCACGTCGGCACTGACGCCCTTGAGCGCGAGCGCGAGCTGCTTGCTGTCGACCTGGCGCAGCACCACCTGCACGGCGCGGTCGTCGAGGCCGACGATGTCCTCGAACATGAACATGTGCGCGCGGACCTCCTCGGCGAGCTCGGGGTCGCGCTGCTCCAGGCCCTCGAGGATGAGCTTCTCGGTGGACCGCTCGGTGCTGTTGATGATGCCGACGAGCGGGGCGAGCCCGCCCACCGCCGAGTAGTCGGCGCTCTGCACGAGGTTGGCCAGCCGGCGCTCGAGGTGGGCCTCGACCTGCTTGACGATCTCGGGCGAGGTGCGGTCCATCACGGCGAGGCGGTGGGCGACGTCGGCCTGCATCTCCTCGGGCAGCCCGCTGAGCACCACGGCCGCCTGGTCGGAGGCCATGTGCGCCAGCACCAGGGCGATCGTCTGCGGGTGCTCGTCCTGCAGGAACGACAGCAGCAGCCGCGGCTCGACCCGGCGCAGGAACTCGAACGGCACCTGCATCAGCGACGCCGACAGCCGGCCCAGCACCTCCTTGGCGCGGTCGCGGCCCAGGGACTCGACGAGCATCTCCTCGGCGAGGTCGAGGCCGCCCTGGATGTAGTAGCGCTCGGCGCTGACCATCGCCTCGAACTCCTGGAGCACGTGGTCCTGGGTGTCGAGGTCGGTGCCCTCGAGCCGGGCGATCTCGGCGGTGAGCAGCTCGACCTCGCTGGGGCGCAACGCGCGCAGCACGTGGGCCGAGCTCTCCTTGCCGAGCTGCACGAGCAGCACGGCGGCCTTGCGGATCCCGGGGAGCGTCTGCGGGCCCCCGGTCGTCGTCACGGTCACGTCCGGTCCTCCGCCATCCAGCCGCGCAGCAGGCGGGCCACGTCGTCGGGTCGTTCGCGCGCCATCGTCGCCACCGTCTCCCGGCTGCGGCTGCGCAGCTCGGCGGCGCTGTCGGGGACGCGGTGCGGCAGGGCGGGGCGCAGCTCGGCCTGCTCGAGCAGCGCGTCGACCGGCGCGGGGCCGGTCGGCACGCGGTAGACCTCGATCTCCTGCGGCTCGGCCGGGCCCTGGCGGCGGCGCGAGCGCTTGAGCCCGATGAGCAGGGCGAGGACCAGGACGACGCCGAGGCCGACGGTCTTGCCGATGTCGACGTACTGCGCGCGCTGGCGGTCCTTGGCGGCCTGCTCGAGCTCCTTGGCGGCCGACGCGGCGGCCGTGGTGTCGAACGCCATCTGGCTCACCTGCACGACGTCGCCGCGCTTGGGGTCCAGGCCGGCAGCGGCCGAGACGAGCGACGACAGCTCGCCGAAGTTGACCGACCCGGCCGACTTCGCGTCGACGACGACGGCCACCGACATGCGGCGCACCTGGCCCGGCGCGGTCGTGGTCTTCTCCTTGACCGTGCCGACGGCGTTGGTGAGCTTGTCCTCGGTCTTGGTGTAGTTCGAGCCGGAGCCGCCGGTGGTCCCGCCGGTCGCCGTCGGGCCGAGGACCCCGCCGACCGGGGTGCCGGTGCCGGTGTACTTCTCGGTGGTCTTGGACGAGCTGAGCGGCGTCGCCGGCTGGGACGGGACGTACTGCTCGCGGTCGATGGTCTGCTGGTCGAAGTTGAGGTCGGCGTCGACCCGCACGACGGCCTTGCCCGGTCCCACGACGGTGTCGAGCATCGACTGCACGGTGGCCGCGGTGGCGTCGGAGAAGGCGCGCTTCTGCTGGTCGCGGGCGTCGGCGCCGGCGGTGTCCGAGCCCGGCGAGCCGGCGGCGTGCAGCACCTTGCCCGACGCGTCGGCCACCGTGACCTGCTCCGGGCTCAGCTTGGGCACGGAGCCGGAGACGAGGTGGACGACCGAGTCGACGATGGTCGGCGACAGCGTCACGCCGGGAGCGGTCTTGACCAGCACCGAGCCGGTCGGCTGGGCGGCGTCGGTGGTGAAGACGTCGTCCTGCGGGACGGCGAGGTGCACGACCGCGGCCTGCACGCCGTTGATCGACTCGACCGTCTTGGCGAGCTCGCCCTCGAGCGCCCGCTGGTAGGTCACCTTCTGCTGGAAGTCGCTGCTGGTCATGCTCTGCTTGTCGAGCAGCGAGTAGCCCTGCGTGCCGTCGGTCCCGGCGGGCAGGCCCTGGCCGGCGAGGTCGATCCGCTGCTGGTAGACGTCGGCCTGCGGCACCATGACCGTCTGCCCGCCGTCGGCGAGCTGGTACGGCTCGCCGGCCTCGGTGAGCTTGGCCGTGACGGCCGCCGCGTCGGTGCTGGAGAGCCCGGTGAACAGCGGCGCATACGTCGGCTTGGACGCCCACGACACGAACAGGGCCGCTCCCACGACCACGGCAAGGGCGGCGACACCGGTGACGACGCGCTGCCCCGGCGTGAAGCCGCTGAAGAGCCGACCGACGCGGGCGAGTAGGTCCTTGGGGTCGAAGCGGTTCACATCGGCATCCGCATGATCTCGGTGAACGCGTCGACGGCCTTGTTGCGGACGGCGACGGTCAGCTGGGTGGCGACCGCGGCCTCGTTGGCGGCGATCGTGTAGTCGTGGATGTCGGCGAGGTTGCCCGTCACCGCCTGCACGGCCAGGGAGTCGGTGGTCGAGTGCATGGCCTGGAGCTTCTCCAGGCCCTGGGTCACGGCGTTGCCGAACGCGGCCGGGTCGGTCCCGCCGGCGGCGACACCGGCGCCCGCGCCGGCCGGCGTGGTGCCGACGGCGCCGGGGGTCGCGGCACCGGCGAGGGGCATGGCTGCGGACAGCCCGGCGAGGGGGGAGATCGGGGAGATGCTCACGTCAGCGGCCCAGCCCGATCGCCTGCTGGTATGCCGCGGTGGCGCGCTCGACGACGGCGAGGTTCGCCTGGTAACCGCGCTGGGCCATGATCAGCTGCGACATCTGGTCGGCGAGGTCGATGTCCGGCAGCCGCACGTAGCCCTGGGCGTCGGCCAGGGGCGAGTCCGGCTGGTAGGTCATCCGGCCCTGGGCGTCGCCGAACTCGGCACCCGCCACGCGCACCCCGTCGGTGCCGCCGTAGTTGGCGGCCTCGGCGACGACGTACCGCGCGCGGAACGCCTCGCCGCTCGTCGGGCGGACCGTGTTGACGTTGGCGATGTTGTCGGCGACGGCGTCCAGCCACGTGCGGTGCAGCACCAGGCCGGTGCCGGCGGTGTCGATGGCGCCGAACGGCCCGGCCATCAGGAGGCCCCGCCCGCGGCGATGCGCAGCCGTGCGAAGTGGTCGGTCATCGCCTGCACGCCGAGCTGGTAGGCGAGGCCGGTCTCGGTGCCGGCGAGGGTCTCCTCGTCGAGGTTCACGTTGTTGCCGTCGGTCCGGGTGGGGGCCATCGAGCGCTCTGTTGTCACGGGTGCGTCACCGGCGTCCTCGCCGTCGGAGATCGCGGCGAGCAGGCTGGACTCGAAGTCGACCCGGCCCGCGAGGAACTGCGGGGTGTCGACGTTGGCGACGTTGTCGGCGATGGTCCGCTGACGCAGCGACAGGCCGCTCAGCGCGTGGCCGAGGGCGCGCAGCGTCGCGTCGCCGATGAGGTCGGTCATGGCACTCCTGGATGGCGGTCCGTCGCACCGTGGTGCCACGAACCAGTCGGGGGCGTGGTGCCACCCGTCCCTGGCGGCGTCCGGCCATCCATGGCCTGGCGCCCCCATCGGCCCGTGCCGCGGGCCACTGAGGAGTCAGGACATCAAACCGCGGCAAACGCGGTCGAACTCAGCCGTTCGGCTGAGGCTCGGCCGAGCGTCAGCGCAGGAAGTCCATGAGCGACGGCTGGACCACCTTGGCCGCGGCCCCGAGCGCGGCCTGGTACGCGGTCTGCTGGAGGCTGAGGTCGGTGATCGTCTTCGCCAGGTCGATGTTCTCGACGGCGGCCAGTCGGCTGGTGACGGTGTCGGCGCGCAGCGCACCGCTGGACTGGGCGGCGGTGAGCCGGTTCGCGCGGGCGCCGACGGTGCTCTGCGTCGAGCGCAGGGCCTCCCCGGCCGTGTCGAGGTCGCCGAGCGCGGTGCCGAGCGCCGTCGTGTCACCGCTGCGCAAGGCGGCGCTGATCCGGCCGAGGACGCCTGCCCCGGTCGGGTCCGACGGGTCGGCCAGCAGCGTCGTGAAGGCGGCGCTGCCGGGCACGCTGACGGGGACGCGGCCCGAGGCGGCGTCGTCGGAGACCGTGCGGTCGACGGTGGCGCCGTTGCCGAGGTAGGCGCCGGTGGCCGGGTCGTACGCCGAGGCGGTGTCCTGGGTGCCGGCGAAGACGGGGCGGCCGCCGTACTGGGAGTTGGCGAGCTGGAGGATCCCGGCGCGCAGCTGGTCGACCTCGGCGGCCATCGCCTCGCGCTCGGCCGGGCCGTTGGTGGCGTTGCCTCCGGCGAGGACGAGCTGGCGCACCCGCCCGAGCGAGCTGTCCGCCTGGTTGAGCGCGGAGTCGGCGGTGTCGAGCCAGGCGAGGCCGTCGTCGATGCTGCGCGACAGCTGCTCCTGCTGACCCTGCTGGGCCCGCAGCTGCATCGCCGCGACGGTGTCGACGGGCGAGTCGGACGGCCGGTTGAGCCGCCGCCCGGAGGAGAGCTGCTCCTGGGTCTGCTGCAGCCGGGACAGGCTGCTCTGGAGGCCGGCCATCACACCGCTGCTGAGGGTGGTGGGGGTGACGCGGGTCATGGGGATCGCTCCGGTGCGCTCGGCGGGGTCGGGGTCGGTCGGTGGGGTGGCCGGTGGTGGTGGTCGGTGGCGCGCCTCAGCGCGCCATCGTCATCAGGGTGCTCAGCGTCTCGTCGACCGCGGTCACGAACCGGGCGGCGGCGGCATACGCGTGCTGGTAGCTCATGAGGTTGGTCATCTCCTCGTCGAGGCTGACGCTGGAGACGCCCTGGCGCGCGGTGTCGACCTGGCGCAGCACGACCCCCTGCACGTCGGCCTGCCGGGAGGCGCTCTGCGACTCGACGCCGAGCTGCACGACGAGGCTGCGGTAGCTCGCGTCGGGTCCGGTCGCGTCGCCGAGGTGCGCCGCCATGGCGGAGGCGTTGCCGCCGTCGTATGCCGGGGGCGGCGCCGAGGAGGCCGCGACGCCCTGGGGGTCGTCCATCGCCACGCGGAGGGTGCCGGCGGTGGTGCCACCGAACAGCGGGCTGCCGGTGCCACCGGTGCGGTCGAAGCCGGCTGCCTGCTGGGCGTTCACGGTGGTGACGACCGACGCGGCAACCGCGTCGAGGGCGCCGGCGTAGGTGGGGATCGTGGTGGTCAGGGCGGTGAGCAGCCCCTGGGCGGTGCCGCCGCCGAGGGTGGCCGGGGTCCCCGAGGCGGCCCACGCGACGCCGGCGCCTCCCCCGGCGGCGCGGGTGGGCTGCCCCGTGACGGTCAGCTCGGAGGCCCGGTTCCCGCTCACCAGCGCCGTGCCGCCCACGGTGACCGTGACGGTGCCGTCCTCGGCGAGGCGGCCGACCGCGCCCACCGACTCGCCGAGCTGCAGGACGAGCTGGTCACGCTGGTCCGACAGCTCGTGCGCCGGCACCCCGGAGGCGGTGGCGCTGCGGATGGCGTCGTTGAGCCTGGCGACGTCGGCCGCGGCCTGGTTGGCCTGGGCCACGGTGGCGACCAGCTGCTCGCGGCCGTCGGACCACTGCTGGTCCAGGTCGTCCGCGACCCGGTTGAAGGCGCCGGCCAGCTGGGTGGCCTTGGCGAGCAGCGCGGTGCGGGGGGCGGTGCTGGTCGGGTCGTTCGCGACGTCGTGCCAGGCGTTCCAGAAGGCCGACAGCTGCGACTGCAGGCCGGTGCTGCCCGGCTCGCCGAAGGCGCCCTCGACGGCGCCGAGCGTGGACTGCGCGGTGGCCGCGAGCGCCTGCGAGCCGTGCACCTGCTGGGCGCGGGCCTCGAGGAACTCGTCCCGGATCCGCTCCGTGCCCGGGACCAGGACGCCGTCGCCGGTGATCGGTCCCGCGGCCCACATCGACGGCACGACGGAGGAGCCCTGCGCGACCTGGTCGAGGCGCTGGCGCGAGTACCCGGCGGTGTTCACGTTGCTGATGTTCTGTCCGCTGAGGTCGAGACCGCGCTGGGCCGCCTGGAGCGCACGGGCGCCCAGGCCGAGGCTGGCGAAGTCGGACATCAGGCCCTCGTGTCCAGGAAGGCCGGGTGACGGCGACCGCGGCTGCCGGGTGCGCCGCCCTCGGGGGCACGCTCGGTGACCCTGCGGAGCTCCCTGCCGGTGCGGGACAGCTCGCCGGCCACCCGGTGGGCGAGCGCGTCGGTGCGCGCCAGCAGGTCGCGGGCCCGGTCCCCCAGGTGCTCGGGGAGCGGGGTGCCCAGGTCGGGCACGAACGGCTCGGGCGCGACGGTCAGCGACCCACCGGACAGCTGCGCCTCGACGCGGTCGAGGTCCTCCTGGAGCCGGTCCAGTGCGCCGTCCCACGGCTGGCTCCAGGACAGCGCCCAGGACTCGGCGCTCACGACACGCCCTCGAGCGGCTCGGCCTCGGGGGTCAGCGCGGCGGTCGCGAACGCGTCGCGCAGCGGCTCGACGACCTCGAGGCAGTCCATGACGTAGGACTGCGACTTGGCCAGGTTGGCGCGCACGAGGGTGTGCGACAGGTACTCGTAGAGGGAGGCGAGGCTGCGTGCCTCCTCCCAGCGCTCGACGTCGAGCGAGCCGGTCAGCTCGGCGACGATCTCCTGCGCGTGGAGCAGGGCGTTGTGCGCGCCCGGGATGTCGGCGGACCCGATCGCCGTGTGCGCGGCATACAGGTCCTTGACGAGCCGGTCGTAGAGCATGACGACGAGGCGGCTCGGGGTGGCGGTGGTCACGGCGTCGGCCTGGTAGCGGCGGCGCAGCATCGCGGGGGTGGTCACGGTGGGAGCTCCTGGGTTGTCGCCGGCTAGTTCTTGCCGCTGGACGGGGTGGGCAGCGACGCGATCTGCCCCGCGAGCCACTGGCTCTGGGACTGCAGGCTGCCGAGCATGGTCTCGAGGGCGGCGTACTGGCGCTGGAGGCTGTCCTGCCGCATGGACATCCGGACCTCGAGGTTCGCGATCTGGTCGGTGTAGTCGCGGACCTGCTCCTGGGCGAGGTTCACCTGCCCGGTGACGTAGCCGTCGAGCGGGTCCGAGGCCGCCTTGACCGTGTCCGTGACGGCCGAGGCCATGGTCGTCAGCGTGCCCGCGACCGCGTCGGGGTCCTTGGCGTAGGCCGTGAGGAACGCCGTGCGGTCGAAGGTGAGGCTGCCGTCGCGCGCCACCTGGACCCCGACCATGCCCGGCGTGCTCGCCGAGGTGCCGACGGCCGTGTCCGTGATCCGCTGGGCCAGGTCGCGCGCCATCGAGCTGCCGAGGAGCGGCCCCGCGGTCTTGCTCGTGGCGTCGTACGAGGACTTGCTCGACAGGTAGGCCAGGACGTCGTTGGCGGCCTTGACCATCGCCTGGACCTTGTCCGCGATGCCGGCGCTGTCGTGGTCCACGGTGATGGTGACCGGGGTGGTGGGGTCGGCCTTGGCGGCCGTGACGGTGACGCCGGGGAGCAGCCCGGTGACGGACGCGGTCGGCGAGGTGACGTCGTACGCGCCGGGTCCCGTGCCGACCCGAAGGACGGTGTCGGTGCCCTTCTGCAGCTCGAGCATCGACCCGAGGGTGGAGGTCGAGGCGGGGAACGCGTTGTCTCCCAGGGTGACGTCGGACGCCGCCCCCGTGGTCATCGAGTTGAGCTGGAGCCGGTATGCCGTGGAGGACACCTGGACGGCGGTGGCCCGGACGCCCGCGCCGGCCCCGTTGATCGCCGAGACCACGGCCGTCAGGGAGGCGCCGGCCGCGACGTCGACGAGCGTCGCCGACGCGGTCCCGGCACGGAGGCCGCCGCTGAGGGTGAAGACGAGGCTGTCGCCGCCGGCGCCGTTGAGGCTCAGCTGGGTGCCGCGGGTCAGGCTCGAGACGGTGGTCGCGACCCCGTCGAGCGAGAGGACCGCGTCGGTGCCCGTCGCCGTGGTCGAGGTGTCGGTGAGGCCGAGGGCGGTGTTGGCGCCGGCCAGGGCGAAGCTGGCGGCCGAGCCCTCGTGGGTCGTGGCGACGCTGAGCGCACCGCCGGTCGTGGTGGAGGCGGTCAATGCACCGCCGGACGCGCGCGTGACCTCGGCCGCGAGCTGGTCGCGGGTGTAGGTGCCCTGCGCGAGGGTGAACGTCGTGGGGGTCGCCGAGCCGTCGAGCAGGACGGAGAGGCCTGCATTGGAGGCGTCGATCGTCACGGTGTCGGCCACCGGGGAGCCGGTGAGCGTCGCGCCGGCCGAGGACTGGGTGACCGCGACGGTGTGCTTCCCGGCCGCCAGGGTGGCGCCGGCCGTGGGCGAGGCGAGGCCGAGCGCGCCGAGGCCCTGGGCCAGCACGAACGGGCCGCCGGCGACGGCCGTGTCGAGGCTGGCGACCGAGCCGGAGGAGACCGCAGCCCCCGCGGTGGCGACCGACTGCACCGTGAAGGTCGTGCTGCCGGGCGTGGCGGTGGCGCCGGTGGTCGCGGTGGCGAGGGTCGCCTGCGAGGAGGTCGCCGT is a window from the Phycicoccus sp. M110.8 genome containing:
- a CDS encoding FliI/YscN family ATPase, giving the protein MTAVLEELVRAARPLVVGRVTRAVGVSLDVAGLDVAVGEAVRVSGDSGPILAEVVALDGDTARCLPVSDLRGVRRGAEVVATGGPLRVPVGPGLVGRVVDALGTPIDGGPPLRDVTWETSDGTPPPAMTRDRIDTQLALGIRAIDTLVPCGRGQRMGVFAGSGVGKSSLLSMVVRGTDAPVCVLALVGERGREVREFVEHDLGPEGLARSVVVVATSDEPALVRLHAAYTATRIAEAFRDQGQDVLLAMDSVTRVAMAQREVGLAAGEPPATRGYPPSVFGLLPRLLERAGTSHAGSITGLYTVLVEGDDMNDPIADAVRSILDGHVVLDRRLATSGHFPCIDVLESVSRANRSLTDASQRESASTLRQLLAARRDAKDLVEIGAYVAGTNPLVDRALAQAGDIDRFLRQDLDDVADLAESWSGLHALAGAR
- a CDS encoding FliH/SctL family protein, whose protein sequence is MSSSESRRATVLPRVGHGALRPARFLGEQLAAPGAGPAGETGGPARAWDEGHAAGYAAGLLEARREQERWAQAAAAREAAESAARGHSWDAVLAGLREAVTGARAQAAVDDVTATAAALAVEIAEALVGHHLRVGECSALDAVTRALADVPRGSVVTLRVHPDDLPLLPEDTAALCADSTLTLVPDASVGRGGAVADLGDRTVDARLEAALARVREVLAR
- the fliG gene encoding flagellar motor switch protein FliG, with amino-acid sequence MTVTTTGGPQTLPGIRKAAVLLVQLGKESSAHVLRALRPSEVELLTAEIARLEGTDLDTQDHVLQEFEAMVSAERYYIQGGLDLAEEMLVESLGRDRAKEVLGRLSASLMQVPFEFLRRVEPRLLLSFLQDEHPQTIALVLAHMASDQAAVVLSGLPEEMQADVAHRLAVMDRTSPEIVKQVEAHLERRLANLVQSADYSAVGGLAPLVGIINSTERSTEKLILEGLEQRDPELAEEVRAHMFMFEDIVGLDDRAVQVVLRQVDSKQLALALKGVSADVRDKVMRNMSERAASALREEIEVMGPVRLRHVEEAQAVVIRLIRALEESGDIVVSRGGGGDDVVL
- the fliF gene encoding flagellar basal-body MS-ring/collar protein FliF, which produces MNRFDPKDLLARVGRLFSGFTPGQRVVTGVAALAVVVGAALFVSWASKPTYAPLFTGLSSTDAAAVTAKLTEAGEPYQLADGGQTVMVPQADVYQQRIDLAGQGLPAGTDGTQGYSLLDKQSMTSSDFQQKVTYQRALEGELAKTVESINGVQAAVVHLAVPQDDVFTTDAAQPTGSVLVKTAPGVTLSPTIVDSVVHLVSGSVPKLSPEQVTVADASGKVLHAAGSPGSDTAGADARDQQKRAFSDATAATVQSMLDTVVGPGKAVVRVDADLNFDQQTIDREQYVPSQPATPLSSSKTTEKYTGTGTPVGGVLGPTATGGTTGGSGSNYTKTEDKLTNAVGTVKEKTTTAPGQVRRMSVAVVVDAKSAGSVNFGELSSLVSAAAGLDPKRGDVVQVSQMAFDTTAAASAAKELEQAAKDRQRAQYVDIGKTVGLGVVLVLALLIGLKRSRRRQGPAEPQEIEVYRVPTGPAPVDALLEQAELRPALPHRVPDSAAELRSRSRETVATMARERPDDVARLLRGWMAEDRT
- a CDS encoding flagellar hook-basal body complex protein FliE translates to MSISPISPLAGLSAAMPLAGAATPGAVGTTPAGAGAGVAAGGTDPAAFGNAVTQGLEKLQAMHSTTDSLAVQAVTGNLADIHDYTIAANEAAVATQLTVAVRNKAVDAFTEIMRMPM
- a CDS encoding flagellar basal body rod protein FlgC, with the translated sequence MAGPFGAIDTAGTGLVLHRTWLDAVADNIANVNTVRPTSGEAFRARYVVAEAANYGGTDGVRVAGAEFGDAQGRMTYQPDSPLADAQGYVRLPDIDLADQMSQLIMAQRGYQANLAVVERATAAYQQAIGLGR
- a CDS encoding flagellar basal body rod protein FlgB, encoding MTDLIGDATLRALGHALSGLSLRQRTIADNVANVDTPQFLAGRVDFESSLLAAISDGEDAGDAPVTTERSMAPTRTDGNNVNLDEETLAGTETGLAYQLGVQAMTDHFARLRIAAGGAS
- the flgL gene encoding flagellar hook-associated protein FlgL; translation: MTRVTPTTLSSGVMAGLQSSLSRLQQTQEQLSSGRRLNRPSDSPVDTVAAMQLRAQQGQQEQLSRSIDDGLAWLDTADSALNQADSSLGRVRQLVLAGGNATNGPAEREAMAAEVDQLRAGILQLANSQYGGRPVFAGTQDTASAYDPATGAYLGNGATVDRTVSDDAASGRVPVSVPGSAAFTTLLADPSDPTGAGVLGRISAALRSGDTTALGTALGDLDTAGEALRSTQSTVGARANRLTAAQSSGALRADTVTSRLAAVENIDLAKTITDLSLQQTAYQAALGAAAKVVQPSLMDFLR
- the flgK gene encoding flagellar hook-associated protein FlgK, giving the protein MSDFASLGLGARALQAAQRGLDLSGQNISNVNTAGYSRQRLDQVAQGSSVVPSMWAAGPITGDGVLVPGTERIRDEFLEARAQQVHGSQALAATAQSTLGAVEGAFGEPGSTGLQSQLSAFWNAWHDVANDPTSTAPRTALLAKATQLAGAFNRVADDLDQQWSDGREQLVATVAQANQAAADVARLNDAIRSATASGVPAHELSDQRDQLVLQLGESVGAVGRLAEDGTVTVTVGGTALVSGNRASELTVTGQPTRAAGGGAGVAWAASGTPATLGGGTAQGLLTALTTTIPTYAGALDAVAASVVTTVNAQQAAGFDRTGGTGSPLFGGTTAGTLRVAMDDPQGVAASSAPPPAYDGGNASAMAAHLGDATGPDASYRSLVVQLGVESQSASRQADVQGVVLRQVDTARQGVSSVSLDEEMTNLMSYQHAYAAAARFVTAVDETLSTLMTMAR
- the fliS gene encoding flagellar export chaperone FliS, giving the protein MTTPAMLRRRYQADAVTTATPSRLVVMLYDRLVKDLYAAHTAIGSADIPGAHNALLHAQEIVAELTGSLDVERWEEARSLASLYEYLSHTLVRANLAKSQSYVMDCLEVVEPLRDAFATAALTPEAEPLEGVS
- the fliD gene encoding flagellar filament capping protein FliD, which gives rise to MASVDGLVSGLNTAQIISSLMQVERQSGAYLTTGKAASQTMVSVLQALNSSLSTLQTAAAALVPDSITKTSAWTSTTATSSQATLATATTGATATPGSTTFTVQSVATAGAAVSSGSVASLDTAVAGGPFVLAQGLGALGLASPTAGATLAAGKHTVAVTQSSAGATLTGSPVADTVTIDASNAGLSVLLDGSATPTTFTLAQGTYTRDQLAAEVTRASGGALTASTTTGGALSVATTHEGSAASFALAGANTALGLTDTSTTATGTDAVLSLDGVATTVSSLTRGTQLSLNGAGGDSLVFTLSGGLRAGTASATLVDVAAGASLTAVVSAINGAGAGVRATAVQVSSTAYRLQLNSMTTGAASDVTLGDNAFPASTSTLGSMLELQKGTDTVLRVGTGPGAYDVTSPTASVTGLLPGVTVTAAKADPTTPVTITVDHDSAGIADKVQAMVKAANDVLAYLSSKSSYDATSKTAGPLLGSSMARDLAQRITDTAVGTSASTPGMVGVQVARDGSLTFDRTAFLTAYAKDPDAVAGTLTTMASAVTDTVKAASDPLDGYVTGQVNLAQEQVRDYTDQIANLEVRMSMRQDSLQRQYAALETMLGSLQSQSQWLAGQIASLPTPSSGKN